A window of Diabrotica virgifera virgifera chromosome 9, PGI_DIABVI_V3a contains these coding sequences:
- the LOC114334823 gene encoding GATOR complex protein MIOS — MENLDENVDEISRAVVKRRISFNIPNMLKQLGITSNMSGKLEIQWSPIYNKFITWGAEICLYQVQPLTHENNPSVFKVSDSTCAQILTTNTNHHYVRSIDIYPKCDSDLLLAIGLVNGRVALTTFGPSEHDVYGYPGKELVPRHSRHCNAVLFNPLEHNLLAAGLDKYRSDSSILIWDINKFNSCNDVNHSGRLAVNTMAPAVELVKPVAEFGTSEVTYSLGWFHNTSKVLAAGMNGKHIKVFDLRDPNKIVNSTLTKGVFGVCSNPSEDMHMASFYENQICLWDIRNFEKPVVLIPQAKNVLKIAWCPTKYSSLASLQRDSSVINLYDIKHTMVDNEEVEPNVMERIITPGSPHNVTSFSWHSTDENRLLTIAVSGTIKDYTVFDRMTVNWSTSNIVWTHGRKTLRYVDDSFVDDISYQIKERAKARYGIQEEFSKNAEIIKDNLSLANVWNWLHLTDKLVESGIIKDPDDKYPGVLSVVSNIDLVQNKSEVVTVAWSELGYPNCQSSVVYYRHEERDKALRLCSWPLERDSQYLADFIAHLESAKAYTRAATIAVFNLKVQLAIEILSRAPNDAEYGSSLNVVAMALSGFSDDPASMWRQNCLHCVAKLSDPYLKAMFCFLTTNDFSYDDVLNEKGLAVDDRVALACMYLPDEKLLEYVKKLSEELCSEGNLDGLLVTGNSSSGLKLLQKYLDNVGDIQSTTLIATRAFHHDLGSESIKNWIENYRNVLNSWKMFHERADFDIMLASYRHSEKPPQQVYVSCNFCGKSISAYLSSHDRNRPPQLHKTSSTKSKLSSCPNCRKPLPRCAICLQYMGTTTGESSGAKSTPFELWFTWCQTCRHGGHAGHLCEWFDEHQECPVSGCSCRCFAIDAMAAQS; from the exons taCTTCTAACATGTCTGGAAAGCTAGAAATTCAATGGTCCCCGATTTACAATAAGTTTATTACATGGGGCGCTGAAATTTGCCTTTACCAAGTGCAACCTCTTACCCATGAGAACAACCCCTCAG TTTTTAAAGTATCTGACAGTACATGTGCCCAAATACTGACCACCAATACGAATCACCATTATGTAAGAAGTATTGATATATATCCAAAATGTGACAGTGATCTGCTTTTGGCGATAGGCCTTGTGAATGGAAGAGTAGCCCTAACAACGTTTGGTCCTTCTGAGCATGATGTGTATGGATATCCGGGAAAAGAACTTG tACCCAGGCATAGTCGACATTGCAATGCAGTCCTCTTCAACCCCTTAGAACACAATCTGTTAGCAGCTGGCCTGGACAAATACAGATCTGACAGTTCTATTCTTATTTGGGACATCAACAAATTCAACTCGTGTAACGATGTGAACCACAGTGGAAGATTGGCTGTGAATACAATGGCGCCAGCTGTCGAGTTGGTGAAACCAGTGGCTGAATTTGGTACGTCGGAAGTTACCTATAGTTTGGGATGGTTCCATAACACCAGTAAAGTGCTGGCAGCTGGAATGAATGGGAAGCACATTAAGGTTTTTGATTTGAGAG atCCCAACAAAATAGTAAATTCTACATTAACCAAAGGTGTTTTTGGAGTTTGCTCAAATCCTAGTGAGGACATGCACATGGCTTCGTTTTACGAAAACCAAATTTGTTTGTGGGACATCAGAAATTTTGAAAAACCTGTGGTTTTGATACCACAAGCAAAGAATGTGCTCAAAATTGCATGGTGTCCAACTAA GTATAGTTCATTAGCTTCTCTTCAACGTGATAGTTCTGTGATTAATTTGTATGATATAAAACATACAATGGTTGATAATGAGGAGGTGGAACCAAATGTAATGGAAAGGATTATAACACCTGGTTCACCGCACAATGTAACATCGTTTTCTTGGCATTCAACAGATGAAAATCGCCTTTTGACCATCGCAGTTTCAG GAACTATAAAAGATTACACAGTTTTTGATAGAATGACTGTGAATTGGTCAACATCTAACATCGTATGGACGCATGGCAGGAAAACTCTCAGATATGTGGATGATTCTTTCGTTGATGACATATCTTATCAAATTAAAGAACGAGCAAAAGCTAGATATGGAATTCAG GAAGAATTTTCCAAAAATGCCGAAATAATCAAAGACAATCTATCTTTGGCAAACGTATGGAATTGGCTGCATTTGACCGACAAATTAGTAGAGAGTGGCATCATTAAGGATCCAGATGACAAATATCCCGGAGTATTATCGGTTGTGTCAAATATTGACTTGGTTCAGAACAAATCTGAAGTTGTGACAGTAGCGTGGAGTGAGTTGGGGTATCCCAATTGTCAGAGTTCGGTTGTATATTATAG GCATGAAGAAAGAGACAAAGCCCTTCGTCTGTGCAGCTGGCCCTTGGAAAGAGACTCACAGTATCTGGCAGACTTCATAGCGCACCTAGAGAGCGCAAAAGCTTATACTAGAGCGGCAACAATAGCAGTATTTAACCTCAAGGTCCAACTAGCTATAGAAATCCTCAGCAGAGCGCCTAATGATGCAGAATATGGTTCGAGCTTGAACGTTGTTGCTATGGCCTTGTCTGGGTTCTCGGATGATCCGGCCAGTATGTGGCGACAGAATTGTTTACATTGCGTCGCAAAATTGAGTGATCCGTACTTGAAAGCCATGTTTTGCTTCCTGACTACAAACGATTTTAGTTATGACGACGTATTG aatgaaaaagGTTTAGCTGTAGATGACAGAGTTGCCTTGGCTTGTATGTACTTACCGGACGAAAAACTGTTAGAATATGTTAAAAAACTATCCGAAGAACTTTGCAGCGAAGGGAATTTGGACGGTCTTCTAGTTACAG GAAACAGTTCGAGTGGTTTAAAACTTCTACAAAAGTACCTAGACAACGTAGGAGACATCCAGTCTACCACTTTAATAGCAACAAGGGCATTTCACCACGATTTGGGCTCAGAATCAATAAAGAACTGGATAGAAAA TTATAGGAACGTCTTAAACAGTTGGAAAATGTTTCACGAACGAGCAGACTTCGATATAATGCTGGCTTCATACAGACACTCGGAAAAACCACCTCAACAAGTTTATGTCTCTTGTAATTTTTGCGGCAAAAGTATATCTGCCTATCTGTCAAGCCACGACCGAAATAGACCTCCACAACTCCACAAAACCTCATCTACAAAGTCAAAG CTCTCATCTTGTCCAAACTGCCGGAAgcctcttccaagatgtgcgatCTGCCTGCAATATATGGGTACAACAACGGGTGAGTCTTCTGGGGCAAAAAGTACGCCTTTTGAACTTTGGTTCACTTGGTGTCAAACCTGCCGGCATGGTGGACATGCGGGACATTTGTGCGAATGGTTTGA CGAACACCAAGAATGTCCTGTTAGCGGTTGCAGTTGTAGATGTTTTGCAATAGATGCGATGGCTGCACAATCATGA